In a single window of the Aminomonas paucivorans DSM 12260 genome:
- a CDS encoding YifB family Mg chelatase-like AAA ATPase: MTGVRGVTLRGVEAVPVEVEVEITGGLFSITVVGLPDAAVKEARERVRAALRSLGVLLRGRVAVNLAPADLPKEGALLDVPMAVGLLAAVGSLPRRPEGIFLGELALDGRLRRVRGAVPAALLARDLGVPLFLPPENVPEAAWVKGATLLAPPTLPDLLGHLRGESLLPPVPHGDVDEAPWVPDPDLRDIKGQTGAKRALEIAAAGHHNLLLTGSPGSGKTLLARALRGILPPLGDEELTEVLAVRSTAGEEGPPSRLRPFRPVHPTASVVALCGGGSGLRPGEVTLAHRGVLFLDEFPEFHRDALEALRAPLEDGRIRVSRATGTVSYPARVLLACACNPCPCGYRGDPSRPCTCSPSEIHRYQRRLSGPILDRIDLHVPVPRLSPAELVQMEDRGGEDSAAVRRRVEQARQVQRERWAAQGVQCNAELPERLVRRGLNLDPEVRPFLTETLGRLRLTGRGLSRILKVARTVADLEGTSAVGVSHVAEALAFREGQSSWTAG; encoded by the coding sequence GTGACGGGAGTCCGGGGGGTGACCCTCCGCGGGGTGGAGGCGGTGCCCGTGGAGGTGGAGGTGGAAATCACCGGGGGTCTCTTCTCCATCACCGTGGTGGGGCTGCCCGACGCGGCGGTGAAGGAGGCCCGGGAGCGGGTCCGGGCGGCGCTGCGCAGCCTGGGGGTGCTCCTTCGGGGGCGGGTGGCGGTGAACCTGGCTCCGGCGGACCTGCCCAAGGAAGGAGCGCTCCTGGACGTACCCATGGCGGTGGGGCTTCTGGCCGCTGTGGGGTCCCTGCCCCGTCGTCCCGAGGGGATCTTCCTGGGGGAACTGGCCCTGGACGGCCGCCTTCGTCGGGTTCGGGGAGCGGTGCCCGCGGCCCTGTTGGCCCGGGACCTGGGGGTGCCCCTGTTCCTTCCCCCGGAGAACGTGCCGGAGGCCGCCTGGGTGAAGGGGGCGACCCTCCTGGCTCCCCCCACCCTCCCGGATCTCCTGGGGCACCTGCGGGGCGAATCCCTCCTGCCCCCGGTCCCCCACGGGGACGTGGACGAGGCCCCCTGGGTCCCGGACCCGGACCTGAGGGACATCAAGGGGCAGACCGGGGCGAAGCGGGCCCTGGAGATCGCCGCGGCGGGGCACCACAACCTGCTCCTCACCGGCTCCCCGGGCTCCGGGAAGACCCTCCTGGCCCGGGCCCTCCGGGGCATCCTGCCCCCCCTGGGGGACGAGGAGCTTACGGAGGTGCTGGCGGTGCGGAGCACCGCGGGGGAGGAGGGGCCCCCCTCCCGCCTGCGTCCCTTCCGGCCCGTGCACCCCACCGCCAGCGTGGTGGCCCTCTGCGGGGGCGGTTCGGGGCTGCGCCCGGGGGAGGTGACTCTGGCCCATCGGGGGGTCCTGTTTCTGGACGAGTTCCCGGAATTCCACCGGGACGCCCTGGAGGCCCTCCGGGCTCCCCTGGAGGACGGGCGGATCCGGGTCAGCCGGGCCACGGGGACGGTGAGCTACCCCGCCCGGGTGCTGTTGGCCTGCGCCTGCAACCCCTGTCCCTGCGGCTACCGGGGAGACCCGAGCCGCCCCTGCACCTGTTCCCCCTCGGAGATCCACCGCTACCAGCGCCGACTCTCCGGTCCCATCCTGGACCGCATCGACCTGCACGTCCCGGTGCCCCGCCTTTCCCCGGCGGAGCTGGTGCAGATGGAGGACCGGGGAGGGGAGGACAGCGCCGCGGTGCGCCGTCGGGTGGAACAGGCCCGTCAAGTCCAGCGGGAGCGCTGGGCCGCCCAGGGGGTGCAGTGCAACGCGGAGCTTCCGGAGCGGCTGGTGCGTCGGGGGCTGAACCTGGACCCGGAGGTGCGTCCCTTCCTGACGGAAACTCTGGGACGGCTGCGCCTCACCGGTCGGGGGCTGAGCCGGATCCTCAAGGTGGCCCGCACGGTGGCGGACCTGGAGGGGACCTCCGCCGTCGGGGTGTCTCA